The genomic segment CGGCCGCGACCTCGCGAGTGTCGTCGGCGACATTCAGGAGGTGGTGAGCAAAAAGGTCCCGCTGCCGGAGGGCTACTTTGTCGAGTACGGCGGCCAGTTCGAGAGCCAGCGCCGGGCGACACGGCTGATCGCGGTCCTCGCGCTCGTTTCGCTGGTCGGCATGTTCTTCGTTCTGACACTGCTGTTCCCGTCCGCGCGGATCGTACTCCAGATCCTCAACGCCATCCCGACTGCGTTCGTCGGCGGCGTGCTGGCGCTGGTGCTGACCGAGCAAACGCTCACAGTGGCGAGCCTCGTCGGCTTCATTTCGCTCGGCGGGATCGCGGTGCGGAACGGCATCTTACTCGTCACCCACTATGTCCACCTGATGAAGCACGAGGGGGAGGGGTTCACGAAGGAGATGGTGCTGCGCGGCAGCCTGGAGCGGCTGTCGCCGGTGCTGATGACGGCGCTGACGGCGGGGATCGGCCTCATCCCGCTCGTGCTCGCGGGGCACCAGCCGGGGCGCGAAATACTGTACCCGGTGGCGACGGTGATCCTCGGCGGCCTCGTCACCTCGACCTTTTGCGAGTTTCTGATTCACCCGGGCTTGTTCTGGCGCTTCAGCGGGACCGCGGCGGAGCGGCTCGCGCAGCGCGGGGACGAAGCCGCCGACGGGCTGGACGACCCGGCGGAGCCGCCCGCCCCCCTCGCGGCTCCCGAGGCGGAGGAACGATCTGTCGCCCTGTAGAGGATTTCGTATGCGATACGCGTTGCTCGTAGTTCCGTTCGTACTGATCGTGGGGTGCGGCACGCGCCCCACGTCACAAAGGGAAACCGCTCCGGTCGGCGCACAACCGGCCGCCCACGACCACGGTCTGGAAGGGCCGCACAAGGGGGCGCTCGCGGAGTGGGGCGCCCACGACTACCACGCCGAGTTCACGGTCGATCACGCTGCCAAGGAGGCGACCGTTTACATTCTCGATGGGGACGCGAAGAACGCGAAGCCGATTGCTGCGAAGCAGCTCACTGTGGCACTCGCGGAGCAACCGGCCGTGACCTTCACGCTGGTTCCGAAGGCCCAGCCCGGCGACCCGACCGGTACGGCCTCTCGGTTCGTGGGCACGCACGAGTTCCTGGCGACCAAAAAAGCGCTCGCGGGGACGATCAGCGCGCAGGTGGACGGCAAACCGTATTCGGGGTCGTTCAAGGAGACCGCCCACGACGATCACGCCGGCGACCACCCCGCGCCCCCCAGTGCGAAGCCGAGTCAAAAGGAGCAGGAGGTGTTCCTGACGCCCGGCGGCATCTACACCCGGGCGGACATCGAGAAGAACGGGAGCACGGTTCCGTCGGTAAAGTACCGTGGCGTGTCGTTCGACCACGACGACGACCTGAAGCCCGGCGACAAGGTGTGCCCCGTGACGGTGAACAAGGCGGACGAAAAGTGCAAGTGGTGGGTCAACGGGAAGCAGTACCAGTTCTGCTGCGCACCGTGTTTGGAGAAGTTCGTCAAGCAGGCGAAGGAAACGCCGGAGAAGATCAAAGACCCGAGCGAGTACATCAAGAAGTAGAGCGGTGGGCACGAAACCGGCAGCCCGGGGTGGAAACCCCGGCCCCTGTTCTGTTCAAGGAGTGACGATGCGGACGATTTTCGGAACGGTTCTGGGCGGCGTGGTTGTGTTCGCGGCGCTCGGCTGTAGTCCCAAGCCCGTGAGCGTCGGCCCGCAGCCGAAGGACGAACACGATCACCCCGAGGTCGGCCCACACAAGGGGGCGCTCGCCGAGTGGGGCGACCACGACTACCTGCTCGAATTCACTGTTGACCACGACACCAAGGAGGCGACGGTGTACGTACTCGACGGCAAGGCCAAGGACCCGAAGCCGATTCCGTCGAAGACGCTGACTCTGGGCCTCAAGCAGTCCCCGCCGGTCACGTTCACGCTCGAAGCGAAGTCGCAGGCGAGCGACCCGTCGGGGCAAGCGTCGCGGTTCGTGGGCAAGCACGACGCACTTGCGGAGAAGAAGGAGTTCGCGGGCACCATCAGCGGCGAGGTGGCGGGTAAGAAGTTCTCGGGACCGTTCAAGGAAGCGCCCCACGACGACCACAAGCACTGATCCGGCAGAGTCAACCTGCGCCTCTCGCGCAGCACCGGAGGCCGCCATGAGCGACACCGCGTTGTCAATCGACGGCGTAACGGTTCCGCGCGTTCTGTACGGTACGGCGTGGAAGGAGGCCGAGACGCAGCGCCTCACGGAACTGGCGCTGCGTCAGGGCTTCCGGGGCATCGACACCGCGAACCAGCGGAAGCACTACTTCGAGGCCGCGGTGGGGCAGGGGATCGCGGCCAGCGGCATGCCCCGCGCCGAACTCTTTCTGCAAACCAAGTTCACGTTTCGGGGCGGTCAGGACCACCGGCTGCCCTACGACCCGGCCGCGCCGATCGGGGCGCAGGTCGAGCAGTCGTTCGCGAGTTCGCTCCAGCACCTCGGGACGGACGCCATCGATTCGTATGTCTTGCACGGGCCGAGCACCCGATCCGGCCTCGCGCCGGCCGACTGGGAAGCGTGGCGGGCGATGGAAGCGCTTCATGCCAGTGGCCGCACGCGACTCCTCGGCGTGAGCAACCTGACACTCGAACAGCTTCAGGAGTTGTGGCGCGGGGCACGCGTGAAGCCGCGGTTCGTGCAAAACCGCTGCTACGCCGTGCGTGGCTGGGACCGGGCCGTTCGCGCGTTCTGCGCCGCCAATGGGCTGACCTACCAGGGCTTCTCGCTCCTGACCGGCAACCGCGACGTCCTGGCCCACCGGGAACTCGCGCGGATCGCTTCCCGGCACGGTCGCGATGTGAATCAGGTCGTGTTCCGATTCGCGCTGGCTATGGGCATGGTCGTTCTGATCGGGACGACCCGCGCCAGCCACATGCGGGCCGATCTCGATACCAGCGGCTTTGATCTGGAGCCGGACGAGGTTGCCCGGATCGAACGAATTGCCGGCTGAGCGCTTTCGTTCTACGGTCGATCAGACCCGAATTCGTAACTTCAAATTACAGAAGAGCGTAAAACCGAAGTCGGCTCGGCCGTCCCACAGACGGCGGAGAGGACCGTTGCTTCACGCCGCACGTGATTCAGGAGACGTTCACGATGTTCCCC from the Frigoriglobus tundricola genome contains:
- a CDS encoding aldo/keto reductase family protein; the protein is MSDTALSIDGVTVPRVLYGTAWKEAETQRLTELALRQGFRGIDTANQRKHYFEAAVGQGIAASGMPRAELFLQTKFTFRGGQDHRLPYDPAAPIGAQVEQSFASSLQHLGTDAIDSYVLHGPSTRSGLAPADWEAWRAMEALHASGRTRLLGVSNLTLEQLQELWRGARVKPRFVQNRCYAVRGWDRAVRAFCAANGLTYQGFSLLTGNRDVLAHRELARIASRHGRDVNQVVFRFALAMGMVVLIGTTRASHMRADLDTSGFDLEPDEVARIERIAG